The following coding sequences lie in one Mesorhizobium sp. DCY119 genomic window:
- a CDS encoding GcrA family cell cycle regulator, whose amino-acid sequence MNWTDERVETLRKLWAEGLSASQIAAQLGGVSRNAVIGKVHRLKLSSRGRSTAAPARQKKTVHASTGVKTAPRATTTTRTVTTSIGATALQTQFDAEPVARHYLRPVENVVVPISRHLQLVELNERTCKWPNGDPLTEEFHFCGNDAAESGPYCKYHSKIAFQPASERRRSR is encoded by the coding sequence ATGAACTGGACTGACGAGCGAGTGGAAACCCTCCGCAAATTGTGGGCCGAAGGCCTGAGCGCCAGCCAGATCGCCGCCCAGCTTGGCGGCGTCAGCCGCAATGCCGTCATCGGCAAGGTCCACCGCCTGAAGCTTTCGAGCCGCGGCCGCTCGACGGCAGCGCCGGCCCGCCAGAAAAAGACGGTGCACGCGTCGACCGGCGTCAAGACCGCGCCGCGCGCCACGACCACCACGCGCACAGTGACGACCTCGATCGGCGCAACCGCGCTGCAGACGCAGTTCGATGCCGAGCCGGTGGCTCGCCACTATCTGCGCCCCGTCGAAAATGTGGTCGTCCCGATCTCGCGGCATCTTCAGCTCGTCGAGCTCAACGAGCGCACCTGCAAGTGGCCGAATGGCGACCCGCTGACGGAAGAATTCCACTTCTGCGGCAACGACGCTGCCGAGAGCGGCCCCTATTGCAAGTACCACTCGAAGATCGCTTTCCAGCCGGCATCGGAGCGGCGCAGAAGCCGCTGA
- a CDS encoding CDP-alcohol phosphatidyltransferase family protein → MLDGWARKRIDPALEAIGGRLAQAGVSANAVTIAAFAVGVAAAIAIAQGHFLAGLALLLVSRLGDGLDGAVARVRGKTDLGGYLDIVLDFAFYGAIPLGFVLADPAANAVAGAVLLLSFYVNGSSFLAYAIMAEKRKLEGEARGEKSLFFTTGLAEATETLAVFVAFCLFPAWFAVIAYVFAAVTFYTALSRVVLAGRVFR, encoded by the coding sequence ATGCTGGATGGCTGGGCGCGCAAGCGCATCGATCCCGCGCTTGAGGCGATCGGCGGCAGGCTGGCGCAGGCTGGCGTCTCGGCCAATGCGGTGACGATCGCCGCCTTTGCCGTCGGTGTCGCCGCGGCGATAGCCATTGCCCAAGGCCATTTCCTGGCCGGCCTTGCCCTTCTGCTCGTCAGCCGCCTTGGCGACGGGCTCGACGGTGCGGTGGCGAGGGTGCGCGGGAAGACCGACCTCGGCGGCTATCTCGATATCGTGCTCGATTTTGCCTTCTACGGCGCGATCCCGCTCGGCTTCGTGCTGGCCGATCCAGCAGCGAATGCGGTTGCAGGCGCAGTGCTGCTCTTGTCGTTCTACGTCAACGGCTCCAGCTTCCTCGCCTACGCGATCATGGCCGAGAAGCGGAAATTGGAAGGCGAGGCGAGGGGAGAAAAGTCGCTGTTCTTCACCACCGGGCTGGCGGAAGCGACGGAGACGCTGGCCGTCTTCGTCGCCTTCTGCCTGTTTCCGGCGTGGTTTGCGGTCATCGCCTATGTCTTCGCGGCGGTGACGTTTTATACCGCCCTGTCGCGCGTTGTGCTGGCAGGGCGGGTGTTTCGTTAA
- a CDS encoding O-succinylhomoserine sulfhydrylase has translation MTNKKQNWKPATQLVHSGVLRSGFGETAEAIYLTQGYVYDTAEAAEARFKGEEPGFIYSRYANPTVDMFEKRMCALEGAEDARALASGMAAVTAAVLCSLKAGDHIVAARALFGSCRWVVETLAPRYGIEATLVDGTQIENWEKAVQPNTKLFFLESPTNPTLEVVDIAAVAALANSIGAKLVVDNVFATPLLQKPLELGAHIVVYSATKHIDGQGRCLGGVILSDKEWIDENLHDYFRHTGPSLSPFNAWTLLKGLETLPLRVRQQSENASKVADFLAGRPEVSRVIYPGRADHPQADIVKKQMKGGSTLICLDLKGGKKSAFAFENALDIILISNNLGDSKSLITHPATTTHKNLTDEARAELGIGDGTLRISLGLEDADDLLEDIEKALKAAG, from the coding sequence ATGACGAACAAGAAGCAGAATTGGAAGCCCGCAACGCAACTCGTTCATTCCGGCGTTCTGCGCTCCGGTTTCGGCGAGACGGCCGAGGCAATCTACCTGACGCAGGGCTATGTCTACGACACGGCGGAAGCCGCCGAGGCCCGTTTCAAGGGCGAAGAGCCCGGCTTCATCTATTCGCGCTACGCCAATCCCACTGTCGACATGTTCGAAAAGCGCATGTGCGCCCTTGAAGGCGCTGAAGACGCGCGCGCACTGGCGTCGGGCATGGCCGCCGTCACCGCCGCGGTGCTGTGCAGCCTGAAGGCCGGCGATCATATCGTTGCCGCGCGCGCGCTGTTCGGCTCCTGCCGCTGGGTGGTCGAGACGCTGGCGCCGCGATACGGCATTGAGGCGACGCTGGTTGACGGCACCCAGATCGAGAACTGGGAAAAGGCGGTCCAGCCCAACACCAAGCTGTTCTTCCTGGAAAGCCCGACCAACCCGACGCTGGAAGTGGTCGACATCGCAGCGGTCGCAGCCCTTGCCAATTCGATCGGCGCAAAGCTGGTGGTCGACAATGTTTTCGCCACGCCCCTCTTGCAGAAACCGCTGGAACTCGGCGCGCATATCGTCGTCTATTCGGCCACCAAGCACATTGACGGCCAGGGCCGCTGTCTCGGCGGCGTCATCCTCTCCGACAAGGAGTGGATCGACGAGAATTTGCACGACTATTTCCGCCACACCGGGCCGAGCCTGTCGCCATTCAACGCCTGGACGCTGCTGAAAGGCCTGGAAACGCTGCCACTGCGCGTGCGCCAGCAGAGCGAGAACGCCTCGAAAGTCGCCGATTTCCTCGCCGGCCGGCCGGAAGTTTCGCGCGTCATCTATCCGGGCCGCGCCGACCATCCGCAGGCCGACATCGTCAAGAAGCAGATGAAGGGTGGCTCGACACTGATCTGCCTCGACTTGAAGGGCGGCAAGAAATCGGCCTTCGCCTTCGAGAACGCGCTGGATATCATCCTGATCTCCAACAATCTCGGCGATTCCAAGAGCCTGATCACCCATCCGGCCACGACCACGCACAAGAACCTGACCGACGAGGCGCGCGCTGAGCTCGGCATCGGCGACGGCACGCTGCGCATTTCGCTGGGGCTGGAAGACGCCGATGACCTGCTTGAGGATATCGAAAAGGCGCTGAAGGCGGCGGGGTAA
- a CDS encoding chloride channel protein, protein MTKLLSSWKNRAQVHTALHLLNARGIAVVGVACVVGALAAVTVTAMSWIVQEMHWLLFGLERGARLSAMFSLSSSSQALVPIMGGVLLGLTIAYLRRRQYRTPIDPIEANALYGGRLSATDTAIVAVQTIISSGFGASVGLEAAYTQSGSGLASRLARILRLRRNDVRILVGCGAGGAIAAAFGAPLTGAFYGFELIIGVYSVANVAPVMAAAVTASLTASYLGGAQFPIEVGPVPAMTAMQYLPYLLLGFLAGAASIAIMQLVTVVEKGFSRLSIDAALRPAIGGCLIGALALITPQVLSSGHGALHRELAMNYGLYVVAELFVLKLIASAVSLGSGFRGGLFFASLFLGALLGKIFAEAMIFLLPQTGVDPMIAAVVGMTSLAVGVVGAPLTMTFLALESSGNLALTGVVLGASIVSAVLVRETFGYSFSTWRFHLRGETIRSAHDVSWTRNLTVERMMREDVRTLPDTTTIEEFRKQVPLGAAQRVIVTDADKKYAGMLLVAEVYGLDASVEAETQSIRTLAKYQDTLLVPSMNVKAAADIFARSGSEELPVVDNFANRRVVGLLTEAHLLRRYAEELDKARKDLSGES, encoded by the coding sequence ATCACAAAGCTCCTTTCCTCCTGGAAGAACCGCGCGCAAGTTCACACGGCGCTGCACCTTCTCAACGCGCGCGGCATAGCCGTCGTCGGCGTGGCCTGCGTCGTCGGAGCGCTGGCGGCGGTGACTGTCACGGCGATGAGCTGGATCGTTCAGGAAATGCACTGGCTGCTTTTCGGGCTGGAGCGCGGCGCGCGGCTGTCGGCCATGTTTTCGCTGTCCAGCTCTTCCCAGGCGCTGGTGCCGATCATGGGCGGCGTGCTGCTCGGGCTGACGATCGCCTATCTCCGCCGCCGGCAATATCGCACGCCGATCGATCCGATCGAGGCCAATGCGCTCTATGGCGGAAGGCTGTCGGCCACGGACACCGCCATCGTCGCCGTGCAGACGATCATCTCGAGCGGCTTCGGCGCGTCGGTCGGGCTTGAGGCGGCCTATACCCAGAGCGGTTCGGGGCTGGCGTCCCGGCTGGCCCGCATTCTGCGGCTGCGCCGCAATGACGTCAGGATACTGGTGGGATGCGGCGCGGGCGGCGCTATTGCCGCTGCCTTCGGCGCGCCGTTGACCGGCGCGTTCTACGGTTTCGAGCTTATCATCGGTGTCTATTCCGTCGCCAATGTCGCGCCGGTGATGGCAGCCGCCGTCACCGCCTCGCTGACGGCGAGCTATCTCGGCGGCGCGCAATTTCCCATCGAAGTCGGCCCCGTGCCGGCGATGACGGCCATGCAGTATCTGCCCTATCTGCTGCTGGGCTTTCTGGCGGGTGCTGCGTCTATCGCCATCATGCAACTTGTGACGGTCGTGGAGAAGGGTTTTTCACGGCTATCCATCGACGCAGCACTGCGTCCGGCGATCGGCGGGTGCCTGATCGGCGCACTGGCCCTGATCACGCCTCAGGTGCTTTCGAGCGGCCATGGCGCGCTGCATCGCGAACTGGCGATGAATTACGGCCTCTATGTCGTCGCCGAACTCTTCGTCCTCAAGCTGATCGCATCTGCCGTATCGCTGGGCTCGGGGTTTCGCGGCGGCCTGTTCTTCGCTTCGCTGTTCCTCGGCGCGCTGCTCGGCAAGATCTTTGCCGAGGCGATGATTTTCCTGCTCCCGCAAACCGGGGTCGATCCGATGATCGCGGCCGTCGTCGGCATGACCTCGCTCGCCGTCGGCGTCGTCGGGGCACCGTTGACCATGACATTCCTGGCGCTGGAATCCAGCGGCAACCTCGCGCTCACCGGCGTTGTTCTCGGGGCATCGATCGTTTCGGCGGTGCTGGTGCGGGAGACCTTCGGCTACTCCTTCTCGACCTGGCGGTTCCATCTGCGCGGCGAGACGATCCGAAGCGCCCATGACGTGAGCTGGACGCGCAACCTGACCGTCGAGCGCATGATGCGCGAGGACGTTCGCACCTTGCCCGACACAACCACGATCGAGGAATTCCGCAAGCAGGTCCCGCTGGGTGCGGCACAGCGCGTGATCGTCACCGACGCCGACAAGAAATATGCCGGGATGCTGCTTGTCGCCGAAGTCTACGGCCTCGATGCAAGCGTTGAAGCGGAAACCCAATCCATTCGCACGCTGGCGAAATATCAGGACACGCTTCTGGTGCCGTCCATGAACGTCAAGGCGGCGGCGGATATCTTTGCCCGGTCGGGCAGCGAGGAATTACCGGTCGTCGACAACTTCGCCAACCGCCGGGTGGTCGGGCTTTTGACCGAGGCCCACCTGCTGCGCCGCTATGCCGAGGAACTGGACAAGGCGCGCAAGGATCTTTCAGGCGAAAGCTGA
- the apaG gene encoding Co2+/Mg2+ efflux protein ApaG — protein sequence MYSAITRDIEVSVEPFYLEERSDPAQSRFVWGYRVTIANQSDEFVQLLSRYWHITDGLGRVEEVRGAGVVGEQPELNPGDSYQYMSGCPLTTPSGIMVGRYTMRNARDEMFDVDIPAFSLDLPGTKRTVN from the coding sequence ATGTACAGCGCCATCACGCGCGACATCGAGGTGAGTGTCGAGCCTTTCTATCTGGAGGAACGCTCGGACCCTGCGCAGAGCCGCTTTGTCTGGGGCTACCGCGTGACCATCGCCAACCAGTCGGACGAGTTCGTGCAGCTTCTGTCGCGCTATTGGCACATCACCGACGGTCTCGGGCGCGTGGAGGAAGTGCGCGGCGCAGGCGTCGTCGGCGAGCAGCCGGAATTGAACCCCGGCGACAGCTATCAATACATGTCCGGATGCCCGCTCACCACGCCATCCGGCATCATGGTCGGCCGCTACACCATGCGCAACGCGCGCGACGAAATGTTCGACGTGGATATACCGGCGTTTTCGCTGGATCTGCCGGGGACGAAGCGGACGGTGAATTAG
- a CDS encoding aspartate aminotransferase family protein: MSGSALYETFARAPLAFDRGEGTWLVADDGRRFLDFAGGIAVNSLGHGHPQLVAALTEQAGKLWHTSNLYEIPGQRRLGERLVAATFADKVFFTNSGAEALECAIKTARRYQYVSGHPEKFRTITFEGAFHGRTLATIAAGGQEKYLEGFGPKVDGFDQVPFGDIAAVEKAITPETAAILIEPIQGEGGIREVPTAFLKRLRELCDQHGLLLIFDEVQCGIGRTGKLFAYEWTGVTPDLMAIAKGIGGGFPVGACLATDEAAVGMTAGVHGTTFGGNPLAMAVGNAVLDVVLEDGFLDEVKRKALLMKQGLAAISDEFPEIIESVRGTGLMLGLKCKVPNTAVNGALRQEEMLAVPAGDNVVRLLPPLTVTDDEIREALSRIRAAAKGLSEAAA, translated from the coding sequence ATGAGCGGTTCGGCGCTTTACGAGACTTTCGCACGTGCACCCCTGGCTTTCGACAGGGGCGAGGGCACCTGGCTGGTTGCGGATGACGGCCGACGCTTCCTCGATTTTGCCGGCGGCATCGCCGTGAATTCGCTCGGCCATGGCCACCCCCAGCTCGTCGCCGCTCTCACCGAGCAGGCCGGCAAGCTGTGGCACACCTCGAACCTTTATGAGATTCCGGGCCAGCGCCGCCTTGGCGAGCGGCTGGTCGCAGCGACCTTCGCCGACAAGGTGTTCTTCACCAATTCGGGCGCGGAGGCGCTGGAATGCGCCATCAAGACGGCGCGGCGCTATCAATATGTCAGCGGCCACCCGGAAAAGTTCCGCACCATCACCTTCGAGGGCGCTTTCCACGGCCGCACGCTGGCAACCATCGCTGCCGGCGGCCAGGAAAAATACCTCGAAGGCTTTGGTCCCAAGGTCGACGGTTTCGACCAGGTTCCGTTTGGCGATATCGCAGCGGTCGAGAAGGCGATCACGCCGGAGACGGCGGCGATCCTGATCGAGCCGATCCAGGGCGAGGGCGGCATTCGCGAAGTGCCGACGGCGTTTCTGAAGCGCCTGCGCGAGCTTTGCGACCAGCACGGCCTGCTGCTGATTTTCGACGAAGTGCAATGCGGCATCGGCCGCACCGGCAAGCTGTTTGCCTATGAATGGACCGGCGTGACGCCGGACCTGATGGCAATCGCCAAGGGCATCGGCGGCGGCTTCCCCGTCGGCGCCTGCCTTGCCACCGACGAAGCGGCTGTCGGCATGACGGCCGGCGTCCACGGCACCACCTTCGGCGGCAACCCGCTCGCCATGGCGGTCGGCAATGCCGTGCTCGACGTGGTGCTGGAAGACGGCTTCCTCGACGAGGTCAAGCGCAAGGCGCTGCTGATGAAGCAGGGGCTGGCCGCGATCTCCGACGAATTTCCCGAAATCATCGAAAGCGTGCGCGGCACCGGGCTGATGCTCGGCCTGAAATGCAAAGTGCCAAACACCGCAGTCAACGGCGCGCTGCGACAGGAAGAAATGCTGGCGGTGCCTGCGGGCGACAACGTCGTGCGCCTGCTGCCGCCATTGACCGTTACGGACGATGAGATCCGCGAAGCGCTGTCGCGCATCCGCGCTGCCGCCAAGGGCTTGTCCGAAGCCGCCGCATGA
- the argF gene encoding ornithine carbamoyltransferase, whose protein sequence is MTSGIRHFTDLSAVSETTLRGILDDAVARKGRLKAGERSRPLEGKVLAMIFDKPSTRTRVSFDVGMRQLGGETIMLTGTEMQLGRSETIADTAKVLSRYVDAIMIRTTSHERLLELTENATIPVINGLTDDTHPCQLMADVMTIEEHRGPVAGKTVAWVGDGNNVLHSLLEASARFRFNLNVAVPEGSEPEQKYVDWAKGNGGTVNFTRSPEQAVEGVDAIVTDCWVSMGQEHRARGHNIFQPYQVNEALMKRAKPDALFMHCLPAHRGEEVTDEVIDGPNSVVFDEAENRLHAQKAVLAWCLGA, encoded by the coding sequence ATGACCAGTGGTATCCGCCACTTCACCGATCTTTCCGCCGTTTCCGAAACGACGCTGCGCGGCATTCTCGACGATGCCGTCGCGCGCAAGGGACGCCTGAAGGCCGGCGAGCGCTCGCGACCGCTGGAAGGCAAGGTTCTGGCGATGATCTTCGACAAGCCGTCAACCCGCACGCGCGTTTCCTTCGATGTCGGCATGCGCCAACTCGGCGGCGAGACGATCATGCTCACCGGCACCGAAATGCAGCTCGGCCGCTCCGAGACCATCGCCGACACCGCCAAGGTGCTGTCGCGCTATGTCGACGCGATCATGATCCGCACCACCTCGCATGAACGCCTTCTCGAACTCACCGAGAATGCAACGATTCCGGTCATCAACGGTCTGACCGACGACACCCACCCGTGCCAGCTCATGGCCGATGTGATGACCATCGAGGAACATCGCGGCCCGGTCGCCGGCAAGACGGTGGCCTGGGTCGGCGACGGCAACAATGTGCTGCATTCGCTGCTGGAAGCCTCTGCACGCTTCCGCTTCAACCTCAATGTCGCGGTGCCGGAAGGCAGCGAGCCGGAGCAGAAATATGTCGACTGGGCCAAAGGCAATGGCGGCACGGTCAATTTCACCCGCAGCCCCGAACAGGCGGTGGAAGGCGTCGATGCGATCGTCACCGATTGCTGGGTGTCGATGGGCCAGGAGCATCGCGCCCGCGGCCACAACATCTTCCAGCCTTATCAGGTCAACGAAGCACTGATGAAGCGCGCCAAGCCCGACGCCCTGTTCATGCACTGCCTGCCGGCGCATCGCGGCGAGGAAGTCACAGACGAGGTCATCGACGGGCCGAACTCGGTTGTCTTCGACGAGGCTGAAAATCGCCTGCATGCGCAAAAGGCTGTGCTTGCCTGGTGCCTCGGCGCTTAG
- a CDS encoding Hsp33 family molecular chaperone translates to MADTERKLGEFGFAGDDNVVPFEVGPLDVRGRMVQLGPLLDRILARHDYPEPVARLLAEAVVVTVLLGTSLKFEGKFILQTRTDGPVDMLVADFTTPHSLRAYARFDAERLQALLDAGEDKPETLLGSGVLALTIDQGTHMQRYQGIVQLDGTTLEEAAKTYFRQSEQIPTDVKLSVGKLVLPAEGGRREHWRAGGLLAQFLPKAPERLRMPDLHGGDGDPGADAQEVTDNAWQELLALVATVDHTELLDPTIGAERLLYRLFNEHGVRVFEPIEIRDECSCSREKIRGILDGFSAEEITDSVEDGVIRVNCEFCSKAYEFEPAEFSTEA, encoded by the coding sequence GTGGCTGACACGGAACGCAAGCTTGGCGAATTCGGCTTTGCCGGTGATGACAATGTCGTACCTTTCGAGGTCGGCCCGCTCGACGTGCGCGGTCGCATGGTCCAGCTCGGGCCGCTGCTCGACCGGATACTGGCGCGGCACGACTATCCCGAACCCGTCGCCCGGCTGCTGGCCGAGGCGGTGGTGGTCACCGTTCTGCTCGGCACCTCGCTGAAGTTCGAAGGCAAATTCATCCTGCAGACCCGCACCGACGGGCCTGTGGACATGCTTGTCGCCGATTTCACCACGCCGCATTCGCTGCGCGCCTATGCGCGTTTCGATGCCGAGAGGCTGCAGGCGCTGCTCGATGCCGGCGAAGACAAGCCCGAGACGCTGCTCGGCAGCGGCGTTCTGGCGCTGACCATCGACCAGGGCACGCATATGCAGCGCTACCAGGGCATCGTCCAGCTCGACGGCACGACGCTGGAAGAGGCTGCGAAAACCTATTTCCGCCAGTCGGAGCAGATCCCGACCGACGTGAAGCTGTCTGTCGGCAAGCTCGTGCTGCCGGCCGAAGGCGGCCGCCGCGAGCATTGGCGCGCCGGTGGGCTCTTGGCGCAGTTCCTGCCCAAGGCACCGGAGCGCCTGCGCATGCCTGATCTTCACGGCGGCGACGGCGACCCGGGTGCGGACGCGCAGGAAGTCACCGACAATGCCTGGCAGGAACTGCTGGCGCTGGTCGCGACCGTCGACCACACCGAACTGCTCGACCCGACGATCGGGGCCGAGCGGCTGCTCTATCGCCTGTTCAACGAGCACGGCGTGCGCGTCTTCGAGCCTATCGAAATACGCGACGAATGCTCCTGCTCGCGCGAAAAGATCCGCGGCATCCTCGACGGCTTTTCCGCCGAGGAGATCACCGACAGCGTCGAGGACGGCGTCATCCGCGTGAACTGCGAATTCTGCTCGAAGGCGTATGAGTTCGAGCCGGCGGAGTTTTCGACGGAGGCTTGA
- the phoU gene encoding phosphate signaling complex protein PhoU, giving the protein MQSHHIVSAYDDELKYLTRKVAAMGGQAERLVDQAIAALVNADLALAKKVIADDTILDEAQREIDDKSIVLIAKRQPVAGDLREIIGAIRISADLERVGDLGKNVAKRVVAVSEGRQPVSLFRGLQALAELALTQLKEVLDVYASRSVERIEFVRARDNQIDAMYTSLFRELLTYMMEDPRNITPCTHLLFCAKNIERIGDHATNIAETIYYVVTGDQMPIDRPKEDKTDKVVLPVEISAK; this is encoded by the coding sequence ATGCAGTCGCACCACATTGTCAGTGCCTATGACGACGAGCTGAAATACCTGACCCGCAAGGTTGCGGCGATGGGCGGCCAGGCCGAGCGCCTTGTCGATCAGGCGATCGCGGCACTCGTCAATGCGGATCTGGCACTGGCCAAGAAGGTCATCGCCGACGACACCATCCTCGACGAAGCCCAGCGCGAGATCGACGACAAGTCGATCGTGCTTATCGCCAAGCGCCAACCAGTGGCCGGGGATTTGCGCGAAATCATCGGCGCGATCCGCATTTCAGCCGATCTCGAGCGCGTCGGCGATCTCGGCAAGAACGTCGCCAAGCGCGTGGTGGCGGTTTCGGAAGGCCGCCAGCCCGTAAGCCTGTTTCGCGGCCTGCAGGCGCTGGCCGAACTGGCACTGACGCAGCTCAAGGAAGTGCTGGACGTCTATGCCTCGCGCTCGGTCGAGCGCATCGAATTCGTGCGCGCCCGCGACAATCAGATCGACGCCATGTACACGTCGCTGTTCCGCGAGCTCCTGACCTACATGATGGAAGACCCGCGCAACATCACACCCTGCACGCATCTCCTGTTCTGCGCCAAGAACATCGAGCGCATCGGCGACCACGCCACCAACATCGCCGAGACGATCTATTACGTCGTCACCGGCGACCAGATGCCGATCGACCGTCCCAAGGAAGACAAGACCGACAAGGTCGTGCTGCCGGTGGAAATCTCGGCGAAGTGA
- a CDS encoding magnesium and cobalt transport protein CorA yields MDHVRKFAPAPAEAGIVASSVYAAGKRVADIPVEEAGEWAGKEGHVVWIGLLEPSRELLLRVQAQFNLHALAIEDAEHPHQRPKIEQYGDALFIVARTAQLIDRRVTFGETHLFVGKGYIVSVRHGPSTSYATVRQHWESCPHSLAKGEDFVLYAILDFIVDNYMPVLEQIEDEVEEIEDKVLLKPMLAAEIERLYMLRRDLLRLRNAALPLVEVCRRLTSADLPQIHAAMHPLFRDVTDHIRTVQEKIDSLREVLAFAFEASLLVGQSQETAISKKLASWAAILAVPTALAGIYGMNFSDMPELRMEYGYPMVLTAIAATCAFLYWRFRKNGWL; encoded by the coding sequence ATGGATCATGTCCGCAAATTCGCGCCCGCTCCGGCGGAAGCCGGGATCGTTGCCTCGAGCGTCTATGCCGCAGGCAAGCGCGTTGCCGATATTCCGGTCGAGGAAGCCGGCGAGTGGGCTGGCAAGGAAGGCCATGTCGTCTGGATAGGCCTTCTCGAGCCCAGCCGTGAACTCCTGCTGCGCGTACAGGCGCAGTTCAATCTTCATGCGTTGGCGATCGAGGATGCCGAGCATCCGCACCAGCGGCCTAAGATCGAGCAATATGGCGATGCGCTGTTCATCGTTGCCCGCACGGCGCAACTGATCGACCGTCGCGTCACCTTCGGCGAAACGCATCTGTTCGTCGGCAAGGGCTATATCGTCAGCGTCCGGCACGGCCCGTCGACCTCCTACGCCACCGTTCGCCAGCATTGGGAAAGCTGTCCGCATTCGCTGGCCAAGGGCGAGGACTTCGTCCTCTACGCCATCCTCGATTTCATCGTCGACAACTACATGCCGGTGCTGGAGCAGATCGAGGACGAGGTCGAGGAGATCGAGGACAAGGTTCTGCTCAAGCCGATGCTCGCCGCCGAGATCGAACGGCTCTACATGCTCAGACGCGATCTTCTGCGGCTGCGCAACGCCGCCCTTCCACTGGTCGAGGTCTGCAGGCGGCTGACAAGCGCGGACCTGCCGCAAATCCATGCCGCAATGCACCCGCTGTTCCGCGACGTGACCGATCACATCCGCACCGTGCAGGAGAAGATCGACAGTCTGCGCGAGGTGCTGGCGTTCGCCTTCGAGGCGAGCCTTCTGGTCGGGCAGAGCCAGGAAACGGCGATCTCCAAGAAACTCGCCTCATGGGCCGCCATTCTGGCGGTGCCGACGGCGCTCGCAGGCATCTACGGCATGAATTTCAGCGACATGCCCGAGCTGAGGATGGAATACGGCTATCCGATGGTGCTGACGGCAATCGCCGCCACTTGCGCCTTCCTTTACTGGCGGTTCCGCAAGAACGGCTGGCTGTGA
- a CDS encoding 2'-deoxycytidine 5'-triphosphate deaminase, producing the protein MRQSGILPDRDIAALFQSGALVAARPLDNDQIQPASLDLRLGEKAWRVRASFLPGPGHKVSEKLDRLRLHEIDLTAGAVLETGCVYIVPLLERLALPTTISASANPKSSTGRLDIFTRVMTDNGQEFDKIPAGYSGPLYLEVSPRTFPIIVRTGSRLSQIRFRTGNALLSEAELQELHRTETLVASDTPNISGGGIALSIDLNGDKDGLVGYRGKHHTGLVDVDKRAAQDAHDFWEPLYKRGAGELVLDPDEFYILVSREAVHVPPGHAAEMTPFDPLVGEFRVHYAGFFDPGFGHSKAGGTGSRAVLEVRSHEVPFILEHGQIVGRLVYEHMLSRPQALYGTDLGSNYQAQGLKLSKHFRTDS; encoded by the coding sequence TTGCGGCAGTCGGGTATTCTTCCGGATCGGGACATCGCAGCGCTTTTCCAGTCGGGGGCGCTGGTTGCTGCGCGTCCGCTCGACAATGACCAGATCCAACCGGCCAGCCTCGATCTCAGGCTCGGCGAAAAGGCCTGGCGGGTGCGCGCCAGCTTCCTGCCGGGTCCAGGCCACAAGGTGAGCGAAAAGCTCGACCGGTTGCGCCTGCACGAGATCGACCTGACCGCCGGTGCTGTGCTGGAAACCGGCTGCGTCTACATCGTGCCGCTGCTGGAGCGCCTCGCTTTGCCGACGACGATCTCGGCCTCGGCAAACCCGAAAAGCTCGACGGGCCGGCTCGACATCTTCACCCGGGTCATGACCGACAACGGCCAGGAGTTCGACAAGATACCGGCCGGCTATTCCGGGCCGCTCTATCTCGAAGTCAGCCCGCGCACCTTTCCCATCATCGTGAGGACGGGTTCGCGCCTGTCGCAGATACGCTTCCGCACCGGCAATGCGCTGCTTTCGGAAGCGGAGCTGCAGGAGCTGCACCGCACCGAGACGCTGGTCGCTTCCGACACGCCTAACATCTCGGGCGGCGGCATTGCGCTTTCCATCGATCTCAACGGCGACAAGGATGGGCTGGTCGGCTATCGCGGCAAGCATCACACCGGGCTGGTGGACGTGGACAAGCGCGCCGCGCAGGACGCGCATGATTTCTGGGAGCCGCTCTACAAGCGCGGCGCGGGCGAACTGGTGCTCGACCCGGATGAATTCTACATCCTGGTCAGCCGCGAGGCCGTGCATGTGCCGCCTGGCCATGCCGCCGAGATGACGCCTTTCGATCCGCTGGTCGGCGAATTCCGCGTCCATTATGCCGGTTTCTTCGATCCCGGTTTCGGCCATTCGAAGGCCGGTGGCACCGGCAGCCGCGCCGTGCTGGAAGTGCGCAGCCACGAGGTGCCGTTCATCCTTGAACATGGGCAGATCGTAGGCCGCCTCGTCTATGAGCACATGCTGTCGCGGCCGCAGGCGCTCTACGGTACCGATCTCGGCTCGAACTATCAGGCGCAGGGCCTGAAGCTTTCGAAGCATTTTCGCACCGATAGCTGA